The Diachasmimorpha longicaudata isolate KC_UGA_2023 chromosome 2, iyDiaLong2, whole genome shotgun sequence genome segment CCCAGTGAAGAGGTCCATGGAATTCGAGGCATTCAAGAAAACCCCGTAGTTATCTAACAAACGTTTTAATCTCACGTTAAAATTACCAAGTGGACCTTGGATCTCAACCAAGCTGCTGTAACTCTTTGCAGCGATTGCTGGGTAACATTGACTCGTCGAAGCTCAATGTCAAACCAACGTGGGGAGTGAGTTTTGGTTTGCCTCAGGGTGGTGGTGGATACCCAGTGAATCCATATGGTGGAAATCCTCTTCAGAACCCATACGGTGGATACAATGGCGGTGGAAATGGTGTTAATCTGGGTCTGGTGTCGGTGAATCCACTGGTTGCACTTCAAGTTGGAAAAGATGATTATGGAGAAAAAGTGATAAAGCCATTTGTTAATCTCCACGTGACGCCGAATCAAGGAATTGTCAACAAGTTTACGGATCTCTTGGCTTACAAGAAACAGCAGTTACTGAGTGGATACGGACAATATCCAGGGTACCCTGATCATGGACATTATGCTCCACATTATCATGGGCCGCATTATGAGCGGCCTCAGCAGCACTTTCACCAACATCACCATCAACATCAGCAGCAACGTCCTAGTTGGCTTGGGAATCATGGTAACTATGGAGGAAATTATGGGGTAAACTATCACGGTAATTATCCGGGACATTATGAACATTATCCTGGAAATTACGCTGGTAATCATGGACACTACAACGGCTACAATCGCAATGATGAGGACTACGATTATTCAGATCTGTCGGACTACAATGACTACGGAAGAAGCAGAACAGGGAACGTCACTGGAGCAAGGAAACAAACTCAGAGCGATCAGAACAGAGGTAGCAAAGTGGCATTCAGGGATAGAAAGAGACGTGACGTTGGCGAGGTGAACGTTCAGGAGGTAAGGGATAATTTGTCCACATTTTGGATCATCTGGGGATACAGATCACAACGATTCAGAACTGCGGACTTCAGactgaaaaccaaaaaaacaaaCGTTCATGGGATTACGTTGATCATTGACTGAATCACTGGGTTTAGTCATGAGTTTCAGAAAAGACCATCgactatttttcatattttactcTTCATATTTTCACTTTCATTACGCTGAATGATGCTCCCAGACTTTCTCGCTTTCTACCTAAGAATGGGTAATTTCATGTCATGATGACGACTTGACTCTGCAGTTTTCTACCctcattttaatgattaagCACTAATGATACAATTCCGATCGCTTTCTAAGCATTTTTCTTCGCTTGTGAACGATGAATTACTAGTTTCTGTAAGAGAATGTTTAACTGTGGGAAATATGCTGATTGTTGAAATTAGCATTGGTAGTTGATGCAGGACATTCGAAGAgataattcatgaattttgtttTACGTTGACAGAGACAATTCGGACGACCGCCCGTGTGTGGACCACGTCACGTTTGCTGCAGGAGAAATCAGATTCATCCCGGAAGCTCACATCGTCCTAAAGCTGGCCAGTGTGGAGTCAGAAATGGACAAGGTATCAATGGAAGAATCAAGACTCCAGTTTACGTTGATGGAGACTCGGAATTcggtaattattttatatcaCAACTCACAACTTACTAGGATTACAACTTACAATCAACACACTTttgttcaaaaatattttctaacacGTGAACAGTTGTATAGtccatatttttctatttcattatattttcaattaattctttaTTGATGACTATGTTGTAAGTTTGCTTATCGTAAAAATCTGAATATAATACCATAATTGCTATTAATATTAGATTTTAACGagcaaaatgaatatttacagGTGAATACCCCTGGCAAGTGGCCATCCTCAAGAAAGATCCCTCGGAAAGTGTTTACGTATGTGGTGGTACATTGATCTCCCCGAGGCACATCCTCACAGCTGCTCACTGTGTCAAAACTCACTCGAGTCACGATCTTCGCGCCCGTTTGGGCGAATGGGATGTCAATCACGATGTGGAATTCTATCCATACATCGAACGGGACATTGTCAACGTGTTCGTTCACCCCGAGTTCTATGCTGGAACTTTGTACAATGATATCGCAATCCTGAAGCTTGATCATGATGTTGACTTCGAAAGAAATCCACATATCAGTCCCGCCTGTTTGCCTGATAAATTCGATGAATTCTCGGGAACTAGGTGAGTTTATCGATGATTAATAACAATGGAGCGATTCGATTGTTAGAAAAAGATTGATTCCAGTACATATCCGGAGATTCttactaaataatatcacATATGTAACATATATGGGACATGTATCATTCATTTTTGACTGTTTTTTATGTCATATGATTCATTTatccaaaatatattttaaactttttttttcgtgcaaATATAAATACTGTTTTTTTCCTGCAGATGTTGGACGACAGGCTGGGGTAAGGATGCCTTCGGGGATTTCGGAAAATACCAAAACATTCTCAAGGAAGTCGATGTGCCTGTTATCAGCAATCAAGTGTGTGAGAACCAGATGAGGAGAACAAGACTCGGACCCACTTTCAATCTCCACCCAGGATTCGTCTGCGCCGGTGGCGAGGATGGTAAAGATGCTTGCAAGGGTGATGGAGGTGGTCCCATGGTCTGCGAACGCCACGGGGTGTGGCAGCTCGCTGGGGTCGTCTCCTGGGGCATTGGCTGTGGACAGCCAGGTGTACCTGGTGTCTACGCACGAGTCTCGCATTACCTCGACTGGATCAGACAAGTCACTGGACAGTACTGATAATAACGAgatgataattgatttttgtattttatttatttatcaatattttacaCGTTTTACGGAGATACATGAACACTGCTATTTAAAATAGATAACTTATTGTATATAATTAAACATCTTTTCTGTTCGACGCGATTTGATGTTCTGCCTGAGAACGACTGTTCTTTATTATCAATATGTAGCGAGTTTTCTATTGTATAATTCGGATTTATTCCGGAGTGACGAGTAATGCATTTTCTTTGCAATTTGTCTCagagaattattgaataaaccaTTTATCAAAtcaaaagataaaaaatatgggattttattttcgtATCAAGTTATCTGTGACATTTTCGAGTTGTTGCTCATTAAAAATGTTCCGTTGTCCTCCTAATCATGAAATTTGGGAGATGTGAAAGCTCATTAATCCCCAaagctaaaaaaaataaattagataTTGTTGTGCTCGAAAATGATATAAATTGTGACATTTTATATTATAACTAACTATATAAATcacataattttaattcagtCGTGACTTGGAATTATCAGTTGACCGGTGAGAATCTTGAAACCGCCTCCCACCACGTCAAAGAAGACCCGGTGTTTGTATGCAAAATCCGGCCTATCATCGAAGTCCAGGTCCATCTTGAAGTTCTTGTCAAGAAGATTCCAACTGAGGTATCTCGttccctttaaaaaaaaataacaaaaataggGATTACGTCTCGCCTCATActagaataaatatttctgctCATTGATAAATAGAATAACATTGTTCACCTCTTGTATTGGACACTCTGTGATTCCCAAAAGAAGTCGTACCAGATAAGACCAGGATTCCTCCTCACCATACCCCCTATGATTACAGAGTTCAGATCCACCTCGACTTACCTCTTCCCACCAgtcatttccaaatatatcgAATGTATATCGCTCCAATTTATATCTGAACTACAGGTGCAAAACATGAATAAAACAGAAGATATCAATCAAATATAGTTCCGTGAAAAAGAGAatgtttcattaaattcattgCTCAGTATACGAACCATTATCGGCCCGCCAGTACTATTGTTCCATTGGACACGTCTGTACCAACTGTCCCGGCCGATACCTTTGACCAGAGGATTATCAACTATCAAAAGGGAATGATTTGTTTCGTCATTGGTGATTTTCACATCCCGAGCTGCATACTGTGCCTGCAACGTAGTAtatcatatttatttatttactcgtGCACCTGATGCATATTCTGTGTACATATTGTGGGAATCAGAAATGACTGAACATCTACTGTAAGTAATGACTCGACTCCAGTGGATTAGAATATATCCTTTTCACTTTGCAAAataaagtaattaaaaaattgtgggagTAGCTGTCTTAATTTGGTGCCAGATTTTACCTGGATAACTATCCAGAAACAGCTGATGGAAACCAGAAGAGTCACGTACGTCATCATTTGAATAACTTTTCAAAACTGATTTTGTACCATAAGTACACATCAGAATATATAGCCTGACAAAACTATTAAGGTCAACATTATCGCTTGAACATGCGCTAATGAGGTAGGATGATAATTGACTGAGATTTTCACTTTCAGAAATTCCCTATTTTCAAAGCTTAATAACCCCGACTTGCCCCGAGTTTGCTCGAGTTTGCCAGGTGTACAATATAAAAGTGGAAATATACTTTAATGATCAGATACGAAATTGAATGTGAGAGATTCGTCCCCTCTgcaattttcttatttatctGCCTCTTATGTACTTCATATTAgctaattattgaataaattattcatcaaaccGATAGACAGAACATgtggagaattatttttggtaATCAGTTGAATGAGATTAACTGCTTAATAATCGGGCTAGACTTTcatcgtttgaaaattctaacaCATTTGTTCAGTCTattaatcggaattttctgttTATATGAAGGAGGGTATTCAAATATGTCACAGAGCTGAATAATGTATAattcagaattaaaattactaAATTAACCGATAATCTATAATGTGAATCGGATTAAACGAATACTtctataatgattttttaataagttCATTGTCAGCAACATTCTGATTTTAATTACTCGGTCATTGAACAGTTCGAAATGTAAAAAGTTGATGAATCATGAGATTTGGTTGATACACATAGAAAATTCCGTCAAGTACAATTACGGATGTTAACGATGCCTTGGAGGAATAAGAATGCCCCGTATGACCGTAGCACTTCCTTAATGATgttgtagataatttttttccaactttttcTATGTTTGGAGGCTCATACTAACTCTGTCTCCATCCCGGGGTATGAATAATGCAGTGACAATAGTTCATTATgatattgagagaaaaaaaatgtaaattacctCCAACTTATTCTTAATTTGATATTAACAGTCAATATTCCaatggatttttaataattcctcATAATTTACCTTTTGATATCGGTGGGTGcaacttaaaaaaaactgatatttCACTACAGCTCTTTATTTACACATTTACTCTCTTCATTACATCGCTCTTTATTTACATTGATTTCATATCCTATTTACAACCGTCAAATATTCCTAGtgattattgaataaataaatctaaaGTCTTTATTGGATGGGAATTATTAATTGACCCCTGAGTATCTTATGACCGTTTGCGATTACGTCAAGGAAAATCCTATGTTTGTACGAGAGATCTAGTTCCTCGAAGAATTCCATGGGTCTGCACTTATCGCCAAGAAGATGTTTATTCAGATCTTCAAGTCCctgtaaaaaaatacataagaaTAATGATTAAGAATATATTGCCAAGAGAGAATGTCcgaaatattcatgaaatttgtCGCAAAAAGTATTCTacaaaatatttgatatttcaGTGACACATTTTTCCCACATCATAAGTAGAACAAGATTGTTTACCGGTTTGATTGGGCATCCTTTGATGCCCAAAAGGTCTCGTGCCAGGAGAGACCAGGATGCCTCTTCACCGATTCCGATATGTCTGCAGAGTTCCGCCGAGCCCCAGTTTATTAATTCCCACGAGGGTTTTCCTATTCCTGTGATCTCGTATCCGAATTTCCAGGTATATCGCTCCAGTCTGAAGCTAAGCTATTGTGTAAACCAcacaataaaattcataattacttAAATGtcgtttaatgaaaaaaaaaatgattttattgtgtCAACGTTTCAACTCTTCATTCCAATAAATCTGACAAAATATCGCCTTTTGAAAATCCACTATACGTTTGTCCAGCAATAGaatctaataaaaatttgcTTCTATTTCCATGCAGCAGAAATTAAGATGTTTGGATCTTCCTGGATGTGAAGGAAATTAGTAAATAATATTAGGTAAACATTACTCACCATAATAGGCCCGTCCGTACCATTCTTCCATTTCATACTTGTGTACCACCCATTGTCTCTGAATAAACCTTGGACCACAGGGTTTTTGGGGATTACGAGGGATTCATTTGATTCAGTGTGTGTAATTTTTACACACGCTTTTGATACGTCTTCCTAAAAAGGAGagcataatttaattatttactcaGAAATTCTTGACGATACATTTCTTAATGATACAACGTCAAGTAATCAATACACCACTCATaggtaaaaaatcaattcaactaaatttattgatgtttattatttttaatttaagcaCTTTGTTTGTGTTAAGCAcgatgtttattatttttaatttagttaTTATTTAGTTACACTGGCGGAATTCCACACCTTTCAATCATTGGAACAATTGTAGAGAAGCAGATTGATAAAACAAATGTTCCCAGTTCTGTTACCTCATAATGAACTTACGATTCGGAGAATTGCTCAAAAAATATTGCACCTCTATTGTATCGAGGGTAGATAATAGATAATGTTGATATGTTTAACGTCATACCTGACCATATGTCCAGGACAAACAGCTGAGTAGAACCAGTAGCACACCAGACTCCATGTCTGATTCAGATTGGGGGAACTGTGAGTACTTTATGAGTTTTCCTCACAATATATACCTGCGAAAGCTAACATCATTTATTGTCACGTTGACACTACGCGGTATCAATGGTTTAGGTTCTAGTAATCAAGATAACGCAATGAGGTTTCCAGTTTTCGACAGCACATGTGAAAATTTAACTATGACCGATAAAGAGCAATGAATTGTTCAATTGTAACATGACCTGCCAAAAGTCACGTTCTGTTTGTGACTGTCGGAATGtgcaatataattaaaaagaaGATTAGATTCATATTAATGATTGTAATAAAGAAGGAATGAcatactgagagaaaaatagaacTTTGTTACCTAAATATTGTTgtgacaagaatttaaagtGGCCTTCCACTTCAATTCCCGACAATTTCGGGCATTTGTTTGTCCAAAACAAATATTATtggcaaaattttatttttggggcAATGCATACACTAGTGAGGATGTTATACTGAAGAAAAagtataattttgccaatcatATTTGTATCGCTCGACCAAATGCCCGAAAAACTCTGAAAATTTGTTATAAATTCTTGTCAGGGGAATATTGCATTgaaagaattatatttttttttcagtgtattCTGTAGGGCACACGTATGATTATAAAACTCCCCCTGCGCCTCATGTTTCACCCCTCACACTCGTCATTCTTTACCGCACCTGTGGGGTAATGGGCTGTCTCTATTATTACAGATTCAACTTCCAGGAAGTCACTGATTTTTAtgctaatttttttgtaatttctcACAACGTACCTTTCGTtgtttatatattttgtatcTTACATGAAAGCTACCAGGCGACTATTAGTACTCCTTCCGTAAAGTCTGGTAGTCCTCGGCACTCAGTATGAGATTGTGAATTTATTAGGATAGAATACACAGAGATaaatatccaataaaaattacgacttTTCTGGAATTCCGGAGTATTACAACAATTGTCCACAAGAGTCGGGTAATTTGGCATGGGCAACAAAATACGCTatcgtcaattaaattttctgagCTAATTGGATTAATCGATGGGCTAGCTGTGCGTTCTTTATTCTCCACTGAACAATTTATCTTCGTGTAGGAAAAATCCAGACAGTGATTACTCAACAGGCGCGTCATACTGGCACTCAAGCAGAAAATCGTATTTGTAAAAGtgtattttcgaaaaatctccTCAAAAATTTCCCCTCACAATTTATACAGTCGTCTGCTGTTAGGTAACTCAccgaaatgaattatttatatctCAAAAATTTTAGCTCTTCATTTGAATGAGGCAAAAATACTTCGTCAATTTATCGATGATTCTTTACGAAAAGTCCAGCTGGTTTACCCAtcgtacgattttttttctttacagCGAACCACAATAAAAGGGGTTGATTTTCAAAAACTCGAAAACAGGTATTAGCGCTTAAATTTTACTGTGAGGGTGAAAGGGGAAAGTTATTGTAATAACTCCAAAAATAAAGATGAATTTCAGAAATTCCCAGgagtttattttatattcaagTATGATAATGAGATTGTTTAAGAGTTTAGCAGGCAGCTATAGTGttaataattatgataaaaaattgtctatcACACGGTTCGGGCAATTTGAATATACTGGCTGCCATCTCTCGGCCAGCGCTTGGAGGTATTGATTCGTATAAAATTAGCCAACAGATGATTGAATTAAGTCTCTATAGGGAGAATCTGAATGTGGTGCCCTCTGtcttctggggtgaggtactacgGCGCCATccgtcaaacccccagaactgagcctctactttagtcCATCCTCTTTGACCCCACATGCAGTACCACAAACAACCTAACCTGGTCGGTGATTATTGTGTACAGTGATTACTAAAGTTCATTGATACCGAAAAGGAGCAGTAATAAAATAGTATTCTAACAATGCCAGTGAAACTTATTGGCCGTACCACTGACTTCAGTGGAAAAACTCTGTGGGAACTCGTTGGAAACCTTAAGAATCATGGAAAAGGTAGAATCATCATCAGACAAAAATTTCAACGCTATCCTGAACCTTCATTCATAAAGATACTTAAAGTTGGAGCACTACCTCCAGAACTGCAGACATCTCCTAAACATGCGGTAATTATCGTTCTTTATTTGAGTAAATTCACCAGTACATTTCAGAATATTCATTGTCCTTTGCAATTTGTTGTGAACTACAGTGGAGTTTCGACCATTTTCAATCACCAACTTCATTACTTAAGCTGTGTGATACTGTTTTTTACAGTAACGAATATTCAGCTTcattaaaattgcatttttcactttttaatgccttttatttcgaaattttgatttaataTATAAATACTCATATGGTCATCTATAAATATAccatgaataaatattaattctcCTGAGATTGAAAGATATTTGTTAAGAATACCTGTGAATTCTGTCTGTGCAGTGCCCACTAATCTTCACgaatatttgtttttcttttccatgAACTTGGAACTCTATTTTATTCTGCAGCCAGAGAAAATCCGAAAATGCATGGTTCTTGTGGAAGCAACATTCAGAGGGCAGAAAGATCCCCGGATAAAACAGATGGATGGAGCAACCTACAAAACTGACTATCGATTGGTACCGAAAGATGAGGAACACAAGTACGTCTACTGGGTCAATCGCCCCGAGGTAATTCTACCGAGAACGATGGAGTTGCCTCCCCTGCTCAGCGAAATTATGGTTAGGAATTTGAAGGCAAagggagaaaaagttgataagcCGCCagaaatgaatattatttacaACCTCATGGGTATGAAGGTTTATAGAGTTGCTGAGGAAGGAGAAACACCTACAAAACAGCCCAAAATTTCTCTGGGTGAACCGGCAAGTCCTGGACTTTATGCAAATGTTAAACCGATCTAATTTAAATGTTGGTGAGTCGTAAGAAATGATAAACTGTACagtcattgaaaatataaGATTTTTAAGTTGAAACTTTTACGATCTtggatttattgaaattgttcTTACGTTCTTCCTACTGGAATATTTTACAGATGTCAAATGGTTCTTTATTCTTGAATGGCAAAATTTCATACTCatctgaagaaaaattattaggaAATCAAATGCAATCATGAGAAATAGTTAGGGGTTTGTTCTTATTTTACCTAAATTAATGTAAGGAACTGATGAACCTCGTTCTGCTCGTTCCACAGCCAAGGCCTGTTAATTTTCAAACATTAGACAAAAGTTGTTCGATGGCTTCTAAAGGAAAATACGAATAGTTTCGTTTGAGAAACGTCGAGTGGTTGTTCATCCTTATTCTGGAACATCCAATCGAACTCATTTAATAATTTGATAACTTTACTACCTTCCAGAATTCTCTCAATTCTTGGACATCCCTTCGTTTCCTCACGATCCACCCCCGAATATTCCTCTGAATGATCAATGCCGCTTCGTTTCGACTGCAGAGCCACGATTTCGGGTAAATTGGCCTAGGGCTGCCACAAAAATTGTTACATCCCATTTCTTTAAGAAGATCAATTAACACACTCAagtattgaaagaaaaatatttttacttggATTGGAGCCACCGTCTGAATGGGGGAATTTCAAAAACTCCAATCCATTGGAATTGTCTCTCACGATGCTCgggatttttattccataaataCTCTGCTAGATAATCCAAACCATTAAATCGACATTTTGGATCCTGTGGGATTtatttactattattattcaatttttggggTGATGGACATGTAATCGGCATGAGCAACTTCGAGTAATGCATTCACTTGTATTGCATTCCATTTTTTCGCTTCCTTCAGCATTTTCTCCATTGCAGGTAGTAAAACAGGAAAAATCTCCTTATTCAGGTACTCAACGGCTTCGCAAGGAGTCTTTTCCGATCTCGGTTCCTCCTGTTCCTTCTCCCATTCATCGAATTGCTCCCTCTCTTCCCTAAACTCCTCCAAAATCGTTTCCCAGAGAGGCAATTTTCCCTTCGTTTCCGGTTCCTCCTCTTGCTCCTGAAACGAAATATCTCCGAGCGATTTCTTGATTTCATCCTCAGTTTCCGAATATTCCCCATACGACTCTCTGTCCAAACACTCACAAAAGTTATTTTCACAACTTCCCGTGGAAATGGGATAAAGCAAAGTCGGTGCGGAGATGCTGATGAAGGCCTTCATATCAGTCGTCAtttgttttcttttcaaaacataatattttattataatttttatttcctgaactaataaattttctaataacTCGTCAAAATGCCCGGCTGCGGCAGGAAGTGTGgcaaggaaaaaaaacgacagTCGAAAGGTAAATTGAATCAATTAATCACCTTCCTCATATCGACAGGTGAATAGATACAACACATTGTCAATGCTCCCCTCAATGTCTCTAAGACAGAACTTGATTTGTCTTTACAATTTATCCCACTGCAAGATTTTCagccaaaaattatttattgaatatttcaaaataatcaggCAAAAACTGATAAACGTTCAAATCAACACTTCGAAATTCTCGTATGATAATTCTCTATGAGATGACCTAGTTTTCAAATAATATCCAattacaacaattttttctactcCGACATTAACAAAATAGCCTTGAGAAAGAGTGAGGACAAGTACGTAGCGACTGAAATCACCACAGATTTAGATTCAATATTGACCGATGTGACAGAATACCAGACACTCGACGGAATGAGCAGCGGAAGTGATAAAACTGGGTCAAGAAAAAACCCGGAAAAGAAGAGGGACCGGAACCCGATGAGGACCGGAAAGACTACCAAGAAGTCCCAAAAATCCCGCCCCAATTTTGCGGATAATGAATACTCCTCGGAACGGAGCTACACATCAACCGCAAGCGGAAAAATTCCCGGGAAAAAACAGCGATTTCAGCCCTCCAGCGAAACTGAGGAAGATATTTCTGAGACGACAGAGACTACTTCAAAATGCGCCACAGTCAATCTCTCGAAATTCCTGGGTGGAGAGTCTACAGAAACTGAATCCTTCGAAGATGACGATGACCTAATTGGATGCGAGGATGAGATCTGCGGAGGGGCCCGAACAGCAGTGAAGACAAAGCGAATGAA includes the following:
- the LOC135172931 gene encoding uncharacterized protein LOC135172931 isoform X1; the encoded protein is MWVIVLIGLLTQGLATQVSYGSKSPSGSSNEPKTQWSWQEPTAEASNDDASFHPLSFSSGNANIQSGSSGVAHAVSDQQSVDRTVDDILVSYRQGRNLPGYDDLYSDSEIKNILQVGNDTVARSYIQDKLCSLGLMNCENLEGRRPYYSPHRDIHPQEIIYAQPVTIKPVGRPLPAIPIRKPVGYGPPKPVPVPPGFGSGPPGPFHPGHSFSGPPPSFSGPVSTYPGSYPAYKKPPHFLNNKPIYEDPGLDGEYDFIPENKHDFLEKKQLIHPSTGVQQHVHHHYHHGDDKTSSVITGTPGLAGPILGPGPLSGNYGYGNGGTYGQHYNDFDEYKKTFKIKETPGGNSLDPVDGTSSYANKYPAYEKPKRDSFFNGKGFGSSEGTGKVLTGGFGTNGFGNGFGSGNTGFGSNGFNSDNGFSSSNYDDCVCVPYDQCATIDHAGRKDDLFLPIDPRNTGKNIEAEGEDVVVTDANGAMTVVRVAKGVNATEQAEQRAESADKKKNESNRQKREAKAEAKSDGATDKAAVGQSRLLGNIDSSKLNVKPTWGVSFGLPQGGGGYPVNPYGGNPLQNPYGGYNGGGNGVNLGLVSVNPLVALQVGKDDYGEKVIKPFVNLHVTPNQGIVNKFTDLLAYKKQQLLSGYGQYPGYPDHGHYAPHYHGPHYERPQQHFHQHHHQHQQQRPSWLGNHGNYGGNYGVNYHGNYPGHYEHYPGNYAGNHGHYNGYNRNDEDYDYSDLSDYNDYGRSRTGNVTGARKQTQSDQNRGSKVAFRDRKRRDVGEVNVQERQFGRPPVCGPRHVCCRRNQIHPGSSHRPKAGQCGVRNGQGINGRIKTPVYVDGDSEFGEYPWQVAILKKDPSESVYVCGGTLISPRHILTAAHCVKTHSSHDLRARLGEWDVNHDVEFYPYIERDIVNVFVHPEFYAGTLYNDIAILKLDHDVDFERNPHISPACLPDKFDEFSGTRCWTTGWGKDAFGDFGKYQNILKEVDVPVISNQVCENQMRRTRLGPTFNLHPGFVCAGGEDGKDACKGDGGGPMVCERHGVWQLAGVVSWGIGCGQPGVPGVYARVSHYLDWIRQVTGQY
- the LOC135172931 gene encoding uncharacterized protein LOC135172931 isoform X2, translated to MWVIVLIGLLTQGLATQVSYGSKSPSGSSNEPKTQWSWQEPTAEASNDDASFHPLSFSSGNANIQSGSSGVAHAVSDQQSGRNLPGYDDLYSDSEIKNILQVGNDTVARSYIQDKLCSLGLMNCENLEGRRPYYSPHRDIHPQEIIYAQPVTIKPVGRPLPAIPIRKPVGYGPPKPVPVPPGFGSGPPGPFHPGHSFSGPPPSFSGPVSTYPGSYPAYKKPPHFLNNKPIYEDPGLDGEYDFIPENKHDFLEKKQLIHPSTGVQQHVHHHYHHGDDKTSSVITGTPGLAGPILGPGPLSGNYGYGNGGTYGQHYNDFDEYKKTFKIKETPGGNSLDPVDGTSSYANKYPAYEKPKRDSFFNGKGFGSSEGTGKVLTGGFGTNGFGNGFGSGNTGFGSNGFNSDNGFSSSNYDDCVCVPYDQCATIDHAGRKDDLFLPIDPRNTGKNIEAEGEDVVVTDANGAMTVVRVAKGVNATEQAEQRAESADKKKNESNRQKREAKAEAKSDGATDKAAVGQSRLLGNIDSSKLNVKPTWGVSFGLPQGGGGYPVNPYGGNPLQNPYGGYNGGGNGVNLGLVSVNPLVALQVGKDDYGEKVIKPFVNLHVTPNQGIVNKFTDLLAYKKQQLLSGYGQYPGYPDHGHYAPHYHGPHYERPQQHFHQHHHQHQQQRPSWLGNHGNYGGNYGVNYHGNYPGHYEHYPGNYAGNHGHYNGYNRNDEDYDYSDLSDYNDYGRSRTGNVTGARKQTQSDQNRGSKVAFRDRKRRDVGEVNVQERQFGRPPVCGPRHVCCRRNQIHPGSSHRPKAGQCGVRNGQGINGRIKTPVYVDGDSEFGEYPWQVAILKKDPSESVYVCGGTLISPRHILTAAHCVKTHSSHDLRARLGEWDVNHDVEFYPYIERDIVNVFVHPEFYAGTLYNDIAILKLDHDVDFERNPHISPACLPDKFDEFSGTRCWTTGWGKDAFGDFGKYQNILKEVDVPVISNQVCENQMRRTRLGPTFNLHPGFVCAGGEDGKDACKGDGGGPMVCERHGVWQLAGVVSWGIGCGQPGVPGVYARVSHYLDWIRQVTGQY
- the LOC135173005 gene encoding uncharacterized protein LOC135173005 gives rise to the protein MTYVTLLVSISCFWIVIQAQYAARDVKITNDETNHSLLIVDNPLVKGIGRDSWYRRVQWNNSTGGPIMFRYKLERYTFDIFGNDWWEEVSRGGSELCNHRGYGEEESWSYLVRLLLGITECPIQEGTRYLSWNLLDKNFKMDLDFDDRPDFAYKHRVFFDVVGGGFKILTGQLIIPSHD
- the LOC135172932 gene encoding uncharacterized protein LOC135172932, which codes for MESGVLLVLLSCLSWTYGQEDVSKACVKITHTESNESLVIPKNPVVQGLFRDNGWYTSMKWKNGTDGPIMLSFRLERYTWKFGYEITGIGKPSWELINWGSAELCRHIGIGEEASWSLLARDLLGIKGCPIKPGLEDLNKHLLGDKCRPMEFFEELDLSYKHRIFLDVIANGHKILRGQLIIPIQ
- the Mrps34 gene encoding uncharacterized protein Mrps34 encodes the protein MPVKLIGRTTDFSGKTLWELVGNLKNHGKGRIIIRQKFQRYPEPSFIKILKVGALPPELQTSPKHAPEKIRKCMVLVEATFRGQKDPRIKQMDGATYKTDYRLVPKDEEHKYVYWVNRPEVILPRTMELPPLLSEIMVRNLKAKGEKVDKPPEMNIIYNLMGMKVYRVAEEGETPTKQPKISLGEPASPGLYANVKPI
- the LOC135172955 gene encoding IQ domain-containing protein K-like, which produces MTTDMKAFISISAPTLLYPISTGSCENNFCECLDRESYGEYSETEDEIKKSLGDISFQEQEEEPETKGKLPLWETILEEFREEREQFDEWEKEQEEPRSEKTPCEAVEYLNKEIFPVLLPAMEKMLKEAKKWNAIQDPKCRFNGLDYLAEYLWNKNPEHRERQFQWIGVFEIPPFRRWLQSNPRPIYPKSWLCSRNEAALIIQRNIRGWIVRKRRDVQELREFWKALAVERAERGSSVPYINLDEYEILPFKNKEPFDICKIFQ
- the LOC135172951 gene encoding uncharacterized protein LOC135172951, coding for MPGCGRKCGKEKKRQSKALRKSEDKYVATEITTDLDSILTDVTEYQTLDGMSSGSDKTGSRKNPEKKRDRNPMRTGKTTKKSQKSRPNFADNEYSSERSYTSTASGKIPGKKQRFQPSSETEEDISETTETTSKCATVNLSKFLGGESTETESFEDDDDLIGCEDEICGGARTAVKTKRMKPPSESESSEETTSDGSEKCPELCREDPTELPEEKPMKCDSQCHRKMWLERQREKKQAEIDNYMLRKGFRYFDDICKCSLKCIMSQMCVDPFMRNIAFSTVGFFVGIKLCWELDGFYIIF